The nucleotide sequence TGTATCGGGAAGTGTGGATAAGTCAAAATCCCGCAGCCTATCACTTATTGGCGGAGCTTTACTTATCGGATCGGCTATCATGTTTGCCAACTATTCATCTTTCAATGGGCTGTTTTTCCTGTGGTTGTTGGCTGGTTTGGGCCAAAGCCTTGCCGAAATACCCTCCGAAACACTCATCGGAGAAAATATCAGCATGGTAAACCAAGGCAAGGTATATGGTTCGCACTTTGCTTTTTCTCACTTGTGGTGGGCAATAGCATACCCCGTTGCCGGATTGTTGGGTAATACGTTTCCCGACACTAATTTTCTCTATGGAGGTATACTAACGTTGGCATGCAGCATTATTGCTATTTGGCTTTTTAAGCCGAATAAGGGTTAATTGTTATGGAAAATCACCCCTATGAACCAATTTATTGTATGAGGATGCCAAAGCGTTCTAATAATTTCGTCCTTGAAATTTTTGTTACCATTGTTATTTCTTTTACTTTACATTTTTTTATATAAAAGTGTAAATAGATTTATCTTTGTAGAAATATATTTGTTATAATCCGGCTTTAGCATAAACTTATAATTAATTTAATGGACTTCAGAGTAAAAGAGTTGCAGAAAGGAAATGAGCAGGTATTTGAACAGGTCGTGCACGATTATTGGCCACGTCTTTTTAAATTTGCATTGATTTATACTCAAAACAATGAGGTATCTCAGGAACTTGTGCAGGATGCTTTTTTATCTTTATGGAATTCAAGGAAGAATTTAAAAGATGACTCAAGTCTGATTACTTATCTAATGGTGATTCTAAGAAATAAATGCCTTAACTATTTAGAGCAGACAAATATTAAGAAATCGTATATTGAAGAACTTGATGATGATTTTATTTATCAAAAAGCAAATCAATATGTGCTTCAGGATGATGTGTCAAAAATATTGGAAGCAGACGACTTACACAACGCAATAGAACGAGCCCTTAATAAATTACCGGAAAAGACCCGCGAGATATTTTTAATGAGCCGATATGATGGTTTAAAGAATCAGGAAATTGCAGACATTAAAAATTTGTCTGTTAAAACTGTTGAGTTT is from uncultured Macellibacteroides sp. and encodes:
- a CDS encoding RNA polymerase sigma-70 factor, with the translated sequence MDFRVKELQKGNEQVFEQVVHDYWPRLFKFALIYTQNNEVSQELVQDAFLSLWNSRKNLKDDSSLITYLMVILRNKCLNYLEQTNIKKSYIEELDDDFIYQKANQYVLQDDVSKILEADDLHNAIERALNKLPEKTREIFLMSRYDGLKNQEIADIKNLSVKTVEFHITKALHQLKENLPQEYWVWILLLRFIL